The Brachyspira hyodysenteriae ATCC 27164 genome includes a window with the following:
- the dapD gene encoding 2,3,4,5-tetrahydropyridine-2,6-dicarboxylate N-acetyltransferase, giving the protein MDMLEKSEDIIAYIKNSKKKTPVKIYIKGNLAEIKTNAKVFSSGNFHFVVGDYEDIKAILEEYKDSIEDYYLENDRRNSGVPTLDYFNVNARIEPGAVIRDKVTIGDNAVIMMGAIINIGAEVGEGTMIDMGAVLGGRAIVGKNCHVGAGAVLAGVIEPPSAKPVIVEDNVVIGANAVIIEGVHIGKNAVIGAGAVVIEDVEENQVVAGNPAKVVKTKDEKTADKTKLVDDLRK; this is encoded by the coding sequence ATGGATATGTTAGAAAAGTCAGAGGATATTATTGCATATATTAAAAATTCTAAAAAGAAAACACCTGTTAAAATCTATATAAAAGGAAATTTAGCTGAAATAAAAACTAATGCTAAGGTATTTTCTTCAGGAAATTTTCATTTTGTAGTTGGAGATTATGAAGATATAAAAGCTATATTAGAAGAATATAAAGACTCCATAGAAGATTATTATTTAGAAAATGACAGAAGAAATTCAGGTGTACCTACTTTAGATTATTTTAATGTTAATGCAAGAATCGAGCCTGGTGCTGTTATCAGAGATAAAGTTACAATTGGTGATAATGCTGTTATTATGATGGGAGCTATTATAAATATAGGTGCTGAAGTAGGAGAGGGTACTATGATAGATATGGGTGCTGTTTTAGGCGGACGTGCTATTGTAGGAAAAAATTGCCATGTTGGTGCTGGTGCTGTACTTGCTGGTGTTATTGAGCCTCCTTCTGCTAAACCTGTTATTGTAGAGGATAATGTTGTAATAGGAGCTAATGCTGTTATCATAGAGGGTGTTCATATTGGAAAGAATGCTGTTATAGGTGCTGGTGCTGTTGTTATAGAAGATGTTGAAGAAAATCAGGTTGTTGCTGGAAATCCTGCCAAAGTAGTAAAAACTAAAGATGAAAAAACTGCTGACAAAACTAAATTGGTAGATGATTTAAGAAAATAA
- the dapB gene encoding 4-hydroxy-tetrahydrodipicolinate reductase, with protein sequence MKVLIHGTGVMSSILKEVIEKEGELEISGFADDFTNEKGDMIIDFSHFSRLPAMIDYSIKNNIPMVICTTGYDETMLAKIVEASTHVPIVLSSNTCIGINLMNEIVSKIAPQLRNFDIEIIETHHNRKVDSPSGTAKSLFNVINDALDNEMFLVSGRNGLHVRDKKEIGMHSVRGGSVVGDHSVIFYGDDEIIEIKHSSTSRRIFANGAIKAAKFLVGKKPGLYRMKEVLA encoded by the coding sequence ATGAAAGTATTAATACATGGAACAGGAGTTATGAGCTCAATTTTAAAAGAAGTTATAGAAAAAGAAGGAGAATTAGAAATATCAGGTTTTGCTGATGATTTTACAAATGAAAAGGGAGATATGATTATAGATTTCTCTCATTTTTCAAGACTTCCTGCTATGATAGATTACAGTATTAAAAATAATATACCTATGGTTATATGTACTACAGGTTATGATGAAACTATGCTTGCTAAGATTGTTGAAGCTTCTACACATGTACCTATAGTATTATCATCTAATACTTGTATAGGAATAAATCTTATGAATGAGATAGTATCTAAAATAGCTCCTCAGCTTAGGAATTTTGATATTGAAATCATTGAAACACATCATAATAGAAAAGTTGACTCTCCAAGCGGAACAGCTAAAAGTTTATTCAATGTTATTAATGATGCTTTAGATAATGAAATGTTCTTAGTAAGCGGAAGAAACGGTCTTCATGTAAGAGATAAAAAAGAAATAGGTATGCATTCTGTAAGAGGAGGATCTGTTGTAGGAGATCATAGTGTTATTTTCTATGGAGATGATGAGATTATAGAGATTAAGCACTCTTCTACTTCTAGAAGAATTTTTGCTAATGGTGCTATAAAAGCTGCTAAATTCCTTGTAGGTAAAAAACCTGGTCTTTATAGAATGAAAGAGGTTTTAGCTTAA
- the fliN gene encoding flagellar motor switch protein FliN, protein MMSDGALSQDEIEALLKGADEAFGGDTAPKASSNGGGNVDKQLFNEAAKMIAENQAFSLSSISTKTVSITNITTTVGDVNNLHQMLSGKMVEAKVGYTGSINGNVYYFMGENEALVVASLMMGQKEAALNDMVSQVLKEAFSQMVGVSDSALSSRFGGSFTNSPIETSILEDAFSINIPGPLAIVSGSLSIEGEVENAPYVFALELPLLQSLIGSASNNAAAPAAGGNTANAGASANNSMAGLVDNQAFDSGPQLGVQHAEFNSLMPASDVQGTGNIGLLMDVTMNMTVELGRATMTIRDILGLGEGSIIELQKLAGEPVDLLVNGKLIAKGEVVVIDENFGVRVTDIINPMDRLTNKPR, encoded by the coding sequence ATGATGAGTGACGGTGCATTATCTCAAGACGAAATAGAAGCTTTGTTAAAAGGTGCCGATGAAGCTTTTGGAGGAGACACTGCTCCTAAAGCATCAAGTAACGGAGGCGGAAATGTAGATAAACAGCTATTTAATGAAGCTGCAAAAATGATAGCTGAGAATCAGGCTTTCTCATTATCATCTATTTCTACAAAAACCGTATCTATCACTAATATTACAACTACAGTCGGAGATGTAAATAATTTGCATCAAATGCTTTCCGGCAAAATGGTAGAGGCTAAAGTAGGATATACTGGTTCTATCAATGGAAATGTTTATTACTTCATGGGAGAAAATGAGGCTTTAGTAGTTGCTTCTCTTATGATGGGGCAGAAAGAAGCAGCTTTGAATGATATGGTATCACAAGTATTAAAAGAAGCTTTCTCTCAAATGGTAGGAGTTTCTGACAGTGCTTTATCTTCAAGGTTTGGAGGAAGTTTTACTAACTCTCCTATAGAGACTTCTATATTAGAGGATGCTTTCAGTATTAATATACCAGGTCCTTTAGCTATAGTAAGCGGTTCTCTTTCTATTGAAGGTGAAGTAGAAAATGCTCCTTATGTATTTGCTTTGGAGCTTCCATTATTACAAAGCCTTATAGGTTCTGCATCTAATAATGCTGCTGCACCTGCTGCTGGAGGAAATACTGCAAATGCCGGAGCTTCTGCTAATAATTCTATGGCAGGACTTGTAGATAATCAAGCCTTTGATTCAGGTCCTCAATTGGGTGTACAGCATGCTGAGTTTAACTCTCTAATGCCTGCTTCTGATGTACAAGGAACAGGAAATATCGGTCTATTAATGGATGTAACCATGAATATGACTGTAGAGCTTGGAAGAGCTACTATGACTATTAGAGATATATTAGGACTTGGTGAAGGTTCTATTATAGAGCTTCAAAAGTTAGCTGGTGAGCCTGTAGATTTGCTTGTTAATGGTAAGTTAATAGCTAAAGGGGAGGTTGTAGTAATAGATGAAAACTTCGGTGTTCGTGTTACTGATATTATTAACCCTATGGATAGACTTACTAATAAACCTAGATAA
- a CDS encoding flagellar basal body-associated FliL family protein: MADEENLDLEEGEEEEQAEAAPKKKFGLSPMIVKILMGIAAILVVALISGLIAFFVSKSVGKAAGVQGGVVDDMVKQPPPSIYRIDPEFNVNTADMDVARYVKVSIILTYTTNTKQLAVELPERFYMIRDRITTILSSYTYDQLRTNEGREQLKADIKREINSMLRNGQIDGILFDNFLLS, translated from the coding sequence ATGGCAGACGAAGAAAATTTAGATTTGGAAGAAGGCGAAGAGGAAGAACAAGCCGAAGCTGCACCAAAGAAAAAATTTGGTTTAAGCCCTATGATTGTAAAAATACTTATGGGAATTGCTGCCATTTTAGTTGTGGCTTTAATATCCGGGCTTATAGCATTTTTTGTATCTAAAAGTGTAGGAAAAGCTGCAGGCGTACAGGGCGGCGTTGTTGATGATATGGTAAAACAGCCACCACCATCAATCTATCGTATAGATCCTGAGTTTAATGTTAACACTGCAGATATGGATGTAGCAAGATATGTAAAAGTAAGTATTATATTAACTTATACTACTAATACTAAACAGCTTGCAGTAGAACTTCCAGAAAGATTCTATATGATAAGAGATAGAATTACAACTATACTTAGTTCTTATACTTATGATCAGTTGAGGACTAATGAGGGCAGAGAGCAGTTAAAAGCTGATATTAAGCGGGAAATTAATAGTATGCTTAGAAATGGTCAAATAGATGGTATATTATTTGATAACTTCTTGTTAAGCTAA
- the dapA gene encoding 4-hydroxy-tetrahydrodipicolinate synthase translates to MSLFEGAGVALITPFTEDNQINYEKLEELIEFQIANKTDAIIAAGTTAESATLTPEERMQVIKFCIERTKKRTIVIAGTGTNNTASAVEFSKKSYEYGADMVMAVTPYYNKGNESGLIDYYTQIANSVKCPVIMYSVPSRTGVKLSLNVIKTLSEISNIQGIKEASGDISYVADIVNVAPKLDLYSGNDDMVTPMMALGAKGVISVTSNIIPKENHDMVMNFLNGNVNEAIKTQIKYIDFVRAMFIETNPAPIKEAMNIMGFNVGECRSPLGPLSEKNREHVKNIINKYGLKK, encoded by the coding sequence ATGTCATTATTTGAAGGAGCAGGTGTAGCTTTAATAACACCATTTACGGAAGATAATCAAATTAATTATGAAAAATTAGAAGAGTTAATAGAATTTCAGATAGCAAATAAAACAGATGCTATAATTGCAGCAGGTACAACAGCAGAAAGTGCAACTCTTACACCTGAAGAAAGAATGCAGGTTATTAAATTTTGTATAGAGCGTACAAAAAAAAGAACTATAGTAATAGCTGGTACAGGTACTAATAATACAGCATCTGCGGTAGAGTTCAGTAAAAAATCTTATGAGTACGGTGCTGATATGGTGATGGCAGTTACTCCGTATTATAATAAAGGTAATGAAAGCGGACTTATTGATTATTATACACAAATAGCAAATAGTGTTAAATGTCCTGTGATTATGTATAGTGTTCCTTCAAGAACTGGTGTTAAATTATCTCTTAATGTTATTAAAACATTATCTGAGATTTCTAATATTCAGGGTATTAAGGAGGCAAGCGGAGATATTAGTTATGTTGCGGATATTGTTAATGTAGCGCCTAAATTGGATTTATATTCAGGAAATGATGATATGGTAACTCCTATGATGGCTTTAGGTGCTAAGGGTGTTATATCTGTTACAAGTAATATTATTCCTAAAGAAAATCATGATATGGTTATGAATTTTCTTAATGGAAATGTAAATGAAGCTATTAAAACACAAATTAAATATATAGATTTTGTAAGGGCTATGTTTATAGAAACTAATCCTGCTCCTATAAAAGAGGCTATGAATATTATGGGATTTAATGTAGGCGAATGCCGTTCTCCATTAGGTCCTTTGAGCGAAAAAAATAGAGAGCATGTAAAAAATATTATAAATAAATATGGATTAAAAAAATAA
- a CDS encoding SWIM zinc finger family protein, producing the protein MTEKINNLKQYINENFLLTLTNKGIYNRSVKDIDNIINNSPEKIHIEEAEDKIKVTIDTGEKIEVILNDEDLKSSKCSCPSKDICKHIIMSLLYIEHLDTENKENESNTDTAENNTEIEIKEENNTFDEVKNISYDEIKKLSTKKNFEYALDRLDDNIEADIEEKAMLEINIPEENVIIYFPKKDSIKKAVCSCKDSSLCAHKIIAILKYKQMYNSLEEIKEDDKEIDENILKFSKEFIENIFEKGLYSCSEKDFDIAEQLSVKLQVKEMPELAKMFRSISESIDSMINKHASFNKLFTFAILSRLYNTIKVIEKAKQDNDNKTVKLLTGEIRSKYINRKSAELVGLGSYPWISSTGYLGASAYLYNLNTKKLSFFSYVIPTFYDNSKISYDDVRSNYRKKIHFENNISIEEISKYKLKFINYKVNNEERISSSKFTSVILNDRMDYKLLEEIKNSKNNEELFAENYDDIKNIDFKYDYFNKNDRSKIIIAKFQIIENQEFNKIEQILYFDIVNHYEEDDEERLTLNVKYTSIHSNGIKYIMNYKNSNIDKDRFIVLEKTKYYIRPISIINANAVINIFFDN; encoded by the coding sequence ATGACAGAAAAAATTAATAACTTAAAACAATATATCAATGAGAACTTTCTCCTTACATTAACAAATAAAGGCATATATAATCGCTCTGTAAAAGACATTGATAATATTATAAATAATAGCCCTGAAAAAATACATATTGAAGAAGCTGAAGATAAAATAAAAGTTACTATAGATACAGGCGAAAAAATAGAAGTAATTCTTAATGATGAAGATCTAAAATCAAGCAAATGCTCTTGTCCTTCAAAAGATATTTGTAAGCATATTATAATGTCGCTTTTGTATATAGAACATTTAGATACTGAAAATAAAGAAAATGAAAGCAATACTGATACAGCAGAAAATAATACAGAAATTGAGATAAAAGAAGAAAACAATACATTTGATGAAGTAAAAAATATTAGTTATGATGAAATAAAAAAATTAAGCACTAAAAAGAATTTTGAATATGCTTTAGATAGACTTGATGATAATATTGAAGCTGATATAGAAGAAAAAGCAATGCTTGAAATAAATATACCTGAAGAAAATGTAATTATTTATTTTCCAAAAAAAGACAGTATAAAAAAAGCTGTATGTTCATGTAAAGATTCATCTCTTTGTGCTCATAAAATAATAGCAATACTTAAATACAAACAAATGTACAATTCACTTGAAGAAATTAAGGAAGATGATAAAGAAATAGATGAAAATATTTTAAAATTTTCAAAAGAGTTTATAGAAAATATTTTTGAAAAAGGACTTTATTCATGCAGTGAAAAAGACTTTGATATAGCAGAGCAATTAAGCGTAAAACTTCAAGTAAAAGAAATGCCTGAATTAGCAAAAATGTTTAGAAGTATTTCTGAAAGTATTGACTCTATGATTAATAAACATGCTTCATTTAATAAACTATTCACTTTTGCAATACTATCAAGGCTATACAATACTATTAAAGTAATAGAAAAAGCAAAACAAGATAATGATAATAAAACTGTAAAACTTCTAACAGGAGAAATAAGAAGTAAATATATAAATAGAAAAAGTGCTGAATTAGTAGGACTAGGTTCTTATCCTTGGATTTCTTCTACAGGATATTTGGGAGCAAGTGCCTATTTATATAATTTAAATACTAAAAAATTATCATTCTTTTCTTATGTAATACCTACATTTTATGATAATTCAAAAATCTCTTATGATGATGTAAGAAGCAACTATAGAAAGAAAATACATTTTGAAAATAATATATCTATAGAAGAAATTTCAAAATATAAGCTTAAATTTATAAATTACAAAGTTAATAATGAAGAGAGAATATCATCTAGTAAATTTACGTCAGTTATTTTAAATGATAGAATGGATTATAAATTATTAGAAGAAATAAAAAATTCCAAAAATAATGAAGAACTATTTGCAGAAAACTATGATGATATAAAAAATATAGATTTCAAATATGATTATTTTAATAAAAATGACAGATCAAAAATAATAATAGCAAAATTCCAGATAATAGAAAATCAAGAGTTCAATAAAATAGAACAAATACTTTATTTCGATATTGTAAATCACTATGAAGAAGATGATGAAGAAAGATTAACTTTGAATGTAAAATACACATCAATTCATTCAAATGGAATAAAATATATAATGAACTATAAAAACTCAAATATTGATAAAGATAGATTTATTGTATTAGAAAAAACAAAATATTATATAAGACCTATAAGTATAATAAATGCAAATGCTGTTATAAATATATTTTTTGATAATTAA
- the fliN gene encoding flagellar motor switch protein FliN: MSNVENKNSNNIPSNNIGLLMDVTINVTVELGRARLSIREILGLGEGSIIELQKLAGEPVDLLVNGKLIAKGEVVVIDECFGVRVTDIVDSVYNTVSADTDKNK, from the coding sequence ATGAGTAATGTAGAAAATAAGAATTCTAATAATATTCCCTCTAATAACATCGGCCTATTGATGGATGTTACTATAAATGTAACTGTAGAATTGGGAAGGGCACGTTTAAGTATTAGAGAAATATTAGGACTAGGAGAGGGTTCTATCATAGAGCTTCAGAAATTAGCCGGTGAGCCTGTGGATTTACTTGTTAATGGTAAATTAATAGCTAAAGGCGAAGTTGTAGTTATAGATGAATGTTTTGGTGTTCGTGTTACTGATATTGTTGATTCTGTATATAATACTGTTTCTGCCGATACTGATAAAAATAAATAA
- a CDS encoding pyridoxal phosphate-dependent aminotransferase, whose protein sequence is MELNKNIVQVPYSLIRELTEKAQKKENAIMLTIGEPDLLPPKELIEYGCEYAKTHTLGYTQSGGSEHIRTLVANHYNKYYNSDIKADNVTMHIGSMEGISSIFRTILNIDDEVIIPTPFFSPYEQAVNLSYGKCVFVDTRPDHLVIKPEAIEKVITNKTKAILFSNPGNPSGYMLKKEEMDELVKYFEKKDIFIIADEIYSAISFYPFTSFTSYPSIKDKVIVLNGFSKSHSMTGWRIGYSITPEYVRKCLVNASFNNVGSMVTLSCAIAEYALEKYPVIESFRDIYKERAFFLAKELTDLGFDVIEPRGAFYLFVGYEKFSKEPSLDFAMRLLDETGVAVVPGIAFGSENYFRIALTQDIPILKEAAKKIREFVHK, encoded by the coding sequence ATGGAACTCAATAAAAACATAGTTCAAGTGCCATATTCGCTTATAAGAGAACTTACAGAAAAAGCACAGAAAAAAGAAAATGCTATAATGCTTACAATAGGTGAACCTGATTTACTGCCTCCTAAAGAATTAATTGAATACGGATGTGAGTATGCTAAAACTCACACTTTAGGATATACTCAATCAGGCGGAAGCGAACATATAAGAACATTGGTAGCTAATCATTATAATAAATATTATAATTCTGATATTAAAGCTGACAATGTAACTATGCATATTGGTTCTATGGAAGGTATTTCTTCTATATTTAGGACTATTTTAAATATAGATGATGAAGTTATAATACCTACACCTTTTTTCTCTCCTTATGAACAGGCTGTAAATCTTTCTTATGGTAAATGTGTGTTTGTAGATACAAGACCTGATCATCTTGTAATCAAGCCTGAAGCTATAGAAAAAGTGATAACAAATAAAACTAAGGCTATACTTTTCAGCAATCCTGGAAACCCTTCCGGATATATGCTTAAAAAAGAAGAAATGGATGAGCTTGTTAAATATTTTGAGAAAAAAGATATATTTATAATAGCTGATGAAATATATTCTGCTATATCATTTTATCCTTTTACTTCATTTACTTCTTATCCTTCTATAAAAGATAAAGTTATAGTTCTTAATGGTTTTTCTAAATCACATTCTATGACAGGTTGGAGAATAGGGTATAGTATAACTCCTGAATATGTTAGAAAATGTTTGGTTAATGCAAGCTTCAATAATGTAGGAAGTATGGTAACTCTTTCATGTGCTATTGCTGAATATGCTTTGGAAAAATATCCTGTTATAGAGAGCTTCAGAGATATTTATAAAGAGCGTGCTTTCTTTTTGGCTAAGGAATTAACAGATTTAGGATTCGATGTTATAGAGCCTAGAGGGGCATTTTACTTATTTGTAGGATATGAGAAATTTTCAAAAGAGCCTTCGCTTGATTTTGCTATGAGGCTGTTAGATGAAACAGGCGTTGCTGTAGTTCCTGGAATTGCTTTCGGAAGTGAAAATTACTTTAGAATAGCTTTGACTCAGGATATACCTATATTAAAAGAGGCAGCTAAAAAAATTAGAGAATTCGTACATAAGTAG
- a CDS encoding M20 metallopeptidase family protein encodes MQDNIVSENVLSSMKDFLIDLRRDLHAHPELGFQEFRTSEKISSILDSLNIKYRNKVAETGIIADIEGEDKDFTIAFRADMDALPMEDKKNCSYSSQNKGKCHSCGHDVHTAVLTGIAKYFSEIKPPCNIRLIYQPAEETTGGALPMINEQALDSVNVIYGLHVRPEINVGQISITYGAMYASSNMFEVYIHGKSAHGAKSYNGIDAIVIAAHIITQLHSFTSAFTDGSMRLHIGTINGGSANNVVADNVKMEGIIRMLCDDDTRNKRLNMIENIIKNTSKSFNADAEFVNIPSYPALINNDDAVNIVKNSAESFLGKENCLLENANMTAEDFSYYVQRVKGAFFSLGVSNEKINAPIHNGLFDIDENAINIGVKAQVLNVYNTYKNKDKFIK; translated from the coding sequence ATGCAGGATAATATAGTATCAGAAAATGTTCTTTCATCTATGAAAGACTTTTTAATAGATTTAAGGAGAGATTTGCATGCCCATCCTGAACTTGGATTTCAAGAGTTTAGGACTTCAGAGAAAATTTCTTCTATACTTGATTCATTGAATATAAAATATAGAAATAAAGTTGCTGAAACAGGAATAATAGCGGATATAGAAGGGGAGGATAAAGATTTTACTATAGCTTTTAGGGCTGATATGGATGCTTTGCCTATGGAAGATAAAAAAAATTGCTCTTATTCATCGCAGAATAAGGGTAAATGTCATTCTTGCGGGCATGATGTTCATACTGCAGTGCTTACAGGAATAGCGAAATATTTTTCTGAAATAAAGCCTCCTTGTAATATTAGACTTATATATCAGCCTGCAGAGGAAACTACAGGCGGTGCTTTGCCTATGATAAATGAGCAGGCTTTAGATAGTGTTAATGTTATTTACGGGCTTCATGTTCGTCCTGAAATAAATGTGGGACAAATAAGCATTACTTATGGTGCTATGTATGCTAGTTCTAATATGTTTGAAGTGTATATACATGGAAAATCTGCTCATGGTGCTAAGTCATATAATGGTATAGATGCTATAGTAATTGCTGCTCATATTATAACTCAGCTTCATAGTTTTACTTCAGCATTTACAGATGGAAGTATGAGGCTTCATATAGGTACTATAAATGGCGGAAGTGCTAATAATGTAGTAGCTGATAATGTTAAGATGGAAGGTATCATTAGAATGTTATGCGATGATGATACTAGAAATAAAAGATTAAATATGATAGAAAATATTATTAAAAATACGTCAAAAAGTTTTAATGCTGATGCTGAGTTTGTTAATATTCCTTCCTATCCTGCTTTAATTAATAATGATGATGCTGTTAATATTGTAAAAAATTCTGCTGAATCTTTTTTGGGTAAGGAAAATTGCCTACTTGAAAATGCTAATATGACAGCTGAAGATTTTAGTTATTATGTTCAAAGGGTAAAAGGAGCTTTCTTTAGTTTGGGTGTATCAAATGAAAAAATAAATGCTCCTATTCATAATGGTTTATTTGATATAGATGAAAATGCCATAAATATAGGAGTTAAGGCTCAGGTATTAAATGTTTATAATACATATAAAAATAAGGATAAGTTTATAAAGTAA
- the pyrR gene encoding bifunctional pyr operon transcriptional regulator/uracil phosphoribosyltransferase PyrR: MRVLLKAEEYEKVLPRLAAEIIEKEDMDKLAIVGIRRRGDYLGIRLKKLLEEKVKKEVPIGAIDINLYRDDLSTLSEFPEIKETDIPFDITGKTILLVDDVLYTGRTIRAALNALFDYGRPKKVSLLVLVDRFGRELPVSANYVGLALNVPQDQYVSVRVKELEGEDLVLLKDKN; this comes from the coding sequence ATGAGAGTTTTACTAAAAGCTGAAGAATATGAAAAAGTTCTCCCTAGACTTGCTGCTGAAATCATTGAAAAAGAAGATATGGACAAATTAGCTATTGTCGGCATAAGAAGAAGAGGCGATTATTTAGGTATAAGATTAAAAAAACTTTTAGAAGAAAAAGTTAAAAAAGAAGTACCAATTGGAGCAATAGATATTAATCTTTATAGAGATGATTTGTCTACTCTCTCTGAATTTCCAGAAATTAAAGAAACTGATATACCTTTTGATATTACAGGTAAAACAATATTGCTTGTTGATGATGTTCTTTATACAGGAAGAACTATTAGAGCGGCTCTAAATGCTTTATTTGATTATGGAAGACCAAAAAAAGTATCTTTACTAGTTTTAGTTGATAGATTTGGAAGAGAACTTCCTGTATCTGCTAATTATGTTGGACTTGCTCTTAATGTACCTCAAGATCAATATGTATCTGTTAGAGTAAAGGAATTGGAAGGAGAAGATTTAGTTCTTTTAAAAGATAAAAATTAA
- the fliM gene encoding flagellar motor switch protein FliM produces the protein MTEVLSQSEIDALLSAISSGESLDNIDTKRVEVEHRKIKIYDFKRPDKFSKDQIRTLQMMHENFARVTTTSLSAQLRTLVGIHVASVDQLTYEEFIRSVSNPSTLAIVSMDPLKGSSILEIDPSITFTIIDRLFGGPGESPKNLNRELTDIELSVMEGIIVRILGNLREAWSQVIDLRPRLGSIETNPQFAQMVSPNDMVVLITLETKVADVEGMMNFCIPYITIEPILSKFSAQYWYASIRRGSTSENLKIIKEKLQNIFVETSAELGSMQLPLSDILNLQKGDVVKFTDTKITDPVIFKIGNRKKFLCRPGISGSRMAVQLTGVMDGEADITEDDLLKEED, from the coding sequence ATGACAGAAGTATTGTCACAAAGCGAAATAGATGCGTTATTAAGTGCTATATCATCTGGTGAAAGTTTAGATAATATTGATACTAAACGTGTAGAAGTAGAGCATAGAAAGATAAAGATATACGACTTTAAACGTCCCGATAAGTTTTCAAAAGACCAAATTAGAACGCTTCAGATGATGCATGAAAACTTTGCTCGTGTTACCACAACTTCATTATCTGCACAGTTAAGAACTTTAGTAGGTATTCACGTAGCAAGTGTAGATCAGCTTACTTATGAAGAGTTTATAAGAAGTGTCAGCAATCCTTCTACTTTGGCTATTGTAAGTATGGATCCTTTGAAAGGAAGCTCCATATTAGAGATTGACCCATCTATCACATTTACTATTATTGATAGATTGTTTGGCGGACCCGGTGAAAGTCCTAAGAACTTAAACAGAGAGCTTACAGATATTGAGTTATCCGTTATGGAAGGTATTATAGTAAGAATACTAGGTAACTTAAGAGAGGCTTGGTCACAGGTAATAGATTTAAGACCTCGTTTGGGTTCTATAGAAACTAACCCGCAGTTTGCTCAGATGGTTAGTCCTAATGACATGGTTGTTTTAATTACTTTGGAAACTAAAGTAGCTGATGTTGAAGGTATGATGAACTTTTGTATACCATATATTACTATTGAGCCTATATTATCTAAGTTCTCAGCTCAATATTGGTATGCATCTATTAGAAGAGGAAGCACTAGCGAGAATTTAAAAATTATTAAAGAAAAATTACAAAATATATTTGTTGAAACTTCGGCGGAACTTGGATCTATGCAATTACCGCTATCAGACATTCTCAATCTTCAGAAAGGTGATGTTGTTAAGTTTACAGATACTAAGATTACAGATCCTGTCATATTCAAGATAGGAAACAGAAAGAAATTCTTATGTCGTCCTGGTATATCAGGCAGCAGAATGGCTGTACAGCTTACAGGTGTTATGGATGGAGAGGCTGATATAACCGAAGACGATTTATTAAAAGAGGAGGATTAA